CTGGGAACGACGGACGACATTGCATCTTGCTTTTATATTTCATTTAGACAGCATGCCCTTCAGCGAGGGCACAACATAAGCCATCACCTATGTGACCCCCACCCTATATTTACAGATTTTCCACTTTAGTTTGAAGCAATTGAGTGGATTAACATAAAAGAGGGTGCCCTCCAATGTGCAGTCACAGAGTCAGCAGAAATAGGAATTGCTGACCTCTGTGGTTCGATAACAGACATTGCCGATTGCTGCTCCTGTTCAAATTACTACTTTGTGAGGGAAAACTAGGCATGGGGGTTGTGCAAATGTAAGAATGACCTGAGGTTTGGATACTGTTCTGTATCTGCACTAATTTTGTCTATAGATTTGTGGTCAAATGAACTCAAGGCCAAGGGGTTTCATAAGCACCACTGTCCAGGTCAACAAATTTAGGCAAGTTGCACCTCCATACAAAACACAAAGGAAAGATGGACACATTTGACAAATCCAAGATAAAGGGGCGAGGCCATCAGGATGATAAACTAGCAGAACATTTTTAAACATGCAATTGATTTGACAACTAGGTGAGCAGAACTTTTGAAAAGTTCTCCACACAAAATTAAGTAGAAagaaagatagatttttaattaAGTTTAGatgatgttttctggccaatatTGCAAGATATTGTTACAAGAAATCAAAGGCCAAGCTTGTAATGTATGGAGGTGGAGTTCAAATTCTCTCGACATAAAATGCAATACTAAAATCTGAGTTCAACATTGGAAGTTCacttgtttcactttcagtttcaaATTCCCATGGCCTTGGGTCTTGCTTTTTCTACAGATCCAACTTCGAGAGCAGGCAACTTCATTATTTGGTGAAGAGAGCACCATTTCTTTGTTGCAATTTTGGACTTTATTTAGGGTCTAGACTGAAtttcttttgatgatttttgcaAGTTGTTATTGCATGTATAGATGTACTCATTTGACTACAGGGAAAATTTCGTCGGACTTTTGTCCGCTTGCAAGACTTTATTTGGGGGCGTTTTCCTCGGAATTGCATGAGCCAGGACATATAATTTGCACCTCATCAAGATCTTCAGGACTGTCGCTATCGCTCGAGTCTGAATCGATCAGAGCGCGATTCTTCTTTCGCTTCATTTTCATGACTTTTGGAGAGAATTTTACAAGTCGCCTTCACTTTTCAACAAAATGGTGGTCGGCTCATTTCTGAGGTTCGGTCTGCAATATGATTGGGTAATATTTGgaaataattttgaataattttgatatttcatgcCAAAATATAGTATGAAATAATGCTAGTCTGGACTagaatttttacattttttcagtTATAAATGTTACGTTAGTATGTTTTAAAATACTTTAGATGATAATTTTAAGTTGGTTTGTGCAGGACGATTTCTAGGAAATGCCACTTCCGGTTGTTAAATTTCCAggtttttgttcattttatttcGTTTTCTCCGTTATTGTCCTTTTCTGGCAAAATATGTGACATTTATCAGAAACCTATTTTTTGTTGCAGTAAGATTTGAAATAACTGAAAATAGTTGGGGATTAAATTGCAGATTGCTGTAGGCCTAATCCAAGTGGAATCTGATCCTGTCGCCCACTTTAGCTAGGCTACAGTCTAGTACAGTGTGTCCCCGAAAAAGTGTTGGCCATGAAATTAATCCATTATACTCTGACTCCAGCTGTTGTTGTTGTACTTATTGAATTTTTAAGAAGCACACCTTAAGTTCTCCTCAGCGAAGCAGCGTCTCTTTGCCCCACACTACAGTACAGACACTTCCGTTGTCAGCAGATTCACATGGCGGCATGGGCCATGGCAGGGATCGAGAAACCATGGAAAAGCCTAAAGGCTTCAAAAATGACCTTAACATTTTTTCTCATGAGATCTTAGTAAGGCACATCTTGCAGCTAGTTCACTTGTTCACTTCTTCAAATTGTAGTCAAAATGGTTTGAACTTAGTCTTCTGTCAATGTTTTGACCTTTGCCATACCGTAACTGCCTTACATTGGAGACTAGTTGATTCTTATTGTACGGTCTTTAGGCATCAAGACGTTTAGTGATGATTTCTCTCTGATTACAGCCTGATGATGTCTCCTGTCCCAGACGACAGTGAAGAAAAGAAGGCTCCAGACACGGAGGACATCTCCATGGATCACCTAGACATCAACCCTATTGATTTCACCGATTCTGATGGAAGTGATGAAGAAGAGGATGGGGACGACCCTGTCCATGCAGGTTACATGCCCCTCTCACAGGGACCACCGACACTGGATAGTGACGAAGAGACTGTAGGTGATGCACAATCCAACTTGTCCAGTTCTGTTGGATCCAATAATAGTGTCATAGACCATGCAGTCAGGAGTGTCATTGACTCTGATTTTGACAATTCAATTGGAGCCGTGGCAAGCTCTATCTTCCAGGTGAGCCAAATTAAGGGTGCAAAATGAAGCAAGTTGCAGACATGTACGAACACTTAGAGTTGCACTTGCACCTCTGTTGCATCACTCATTGACAGATCTTTCATTTACACAGATGGCTAATTGAAACTACTgagttttcaaaagaaaattgcCTCTTCGTTTCATACCCTGACATAttccatttttctttttttgggtTTTACTCCTATTGTTATATTTTCAGGGAGCAGAATCAAATGGGAATGCTGATACAGGAACAAGCAGTCTGTGGAATCAGAAAGTTACTGCTGAGCCTTTACCCAAAGGTGAGGAGATTTGATAAATGAACACTAAGTGTACATGACAAAactatcattacatgtaccatgGTGTTTAAACATTGTACCAACATCTATAATGTCCGGTGTTTGTATTTCAGAACAAGCAGAGGAAGTCAAGAAAGTGATGGCTGGCTTCCTTTTACCACCGAGTAGCCATCCAGATTGGGCCAAGAATCTGTCGGACGATGAATGGAAATCAAAGGTGTTACCACATCTAAGTGGGAAGAGCGAAGTGAAGGTATCTGACTCGAGAAGGGAAGAGAAACGGTAGCAGAATGTTTACGTCCTATTGGAGGTTAATGGTTATCGCGAAATTGATGAAGACAGTAATTGATTCTTAATATGTCAGTTACAGACAAAGCTACTTCTCCATGTGTTCAGTTATTCAGAGGACTTCCTCAGTTTCTGGGTGAATATGCAGTGCGTCACCAGGGCAGGAAATGCTGTCCATGGACTGTGGGGGAAGACAGTATGATTCTTATTACCCATACATTTGTATAGAGTATGCAGTATACTTATATGTATTGGAATATATTCACTCATGTGTATCATGGCTTGACTCTGGTCTGGACTTTTGATGACTTAACTTCTTACACAAGTGGATGTACAAATGTGAAACTACAATCTGTTTCTATGAGTTGTCATTGTGCTGAAGTTAGAGCAGGAAAGGCTTGGGACATAGTTTGGCACCCTTGATGATGCTTGTGTGCCTCTTCTGCCATCAATTGAGaaccagaaaaaaatcaaagcaaatttgatatcaatctgtGAATCAAGACATGCTTTTGTTTATGAGATTCGATCAGTGTCTATGATCAGTCTTTTCTCTGTgtttacatgtaaatatatatgtacatataaAATATAGAATTGTATTCACTATGTTGTCAACTCCTATATGTTCATTATAACTCCCTCCCCCCTTGCTCTGCAAGGCACCATGGAAGTTGTGGTGACACCTGGTCATGTTTACAGTAGACAGTACACTGTAATTATCATCAGTTGGGATTGTCACATCCGTAatcacctctttgatagagaaCACTGACTAATATCTTGGGGTCGTATGGCCTTATTATAACCTGGGCGTTGTTTTGTCATGATTTCCACGAATACATGGAATAGTAAATAATCCACCCTTCTTTGAAGTTTTGTCCCGCCAACATAATATTTTATAATTGTTACCAATATTTGATTGGTAGATTTGCAACTACAATGCCTTGTGAAGCCTGGGGTCAAAACATGTTGGTACCAATCATTCCAAATGCCTGGAGCTGTTTCAAATAATAACGGCtgatttgattgattattgATTGAGCCAAAACCCCAGCATCAATATTTGACCCAATGATTTTGGCTGCGCACATGCCCCCGTGTTCATGTTTCAATGCAGTAGGCTTGATTCATGAGTCACAGTCTTGGTGTACCTGGCATAATCGGCCTGTGTCCCATTAAAAAACCTTGTGCAAGTCTCTGATTCCAGGAacgtgatatgaataaagactagcaaatgcttttatctaaatctccatgtacatttacactaggcctttctgtacaaaaccggagtaaaagcatttgctagtctttattcatatcacccattcgTTTCCTTACATACTGTCTTCAAATGGGCAATACTGTAACCTACTGATTGTGACAATGGTCCGCTGCTATcattggtggttgtgacaatatggCCAAGCAGCCATGGATGGTTGTGATAACGGGGCATTACAGTCTCTTGGTTGTTGTGACTATGGTCTTGCTGCCatggatggttgtgacaatgggcTTTTCACTCTcctggtggttgtgactatggTTTTGCTGTCattgatggttgtgacaatacgGGCAAGCTGCCAtgggtggttgtgacaatgggcTTTTAAATCTcctggtggttgtgactatggTTTTGCTGTCTTTGATGACATCAGGGGAATTGGTTGTTTGTGGTTTCAACTCCTAGAAAGATCATGGCTTTTTAATCTCATGGTTCTTGTGCCGATTAGACACATACACTGCTGTGTCCTTGGAGGCAGCGAGTTTCACGTGTGGCAGTGCAACCCGTCACACGTTGACTTCAAAAGGCTTGAGTGGACTTCTCTCTCTTTGACCAATAGGGTCATCagaccaataaacccaattggtccCCAATGAAACCGTAGAGACACATAAACATGAATGATTCCTCCAGGCATGAGTGAGCACTGTTGTTGAAGGCTGTGACAATGGGGAACTTTAACATGGAAGTAGGCAGTAGTTAGCCGTCTATAAACAATATATTTCaagcccatgtcaatttcatataCCAATAAAATTTTGTATTGTATT
Above is a window of Lineus longissimus chromosome 3, tnLinLong1.2, whole genome shotgun sequence DNA encoding:
- the LOC135485190 gene encoding male-enhanced antigen 1-like isoform X1: MIGLMMSPVPDDSEEKKAPDTEDISMDHLDINPIDFTDSDGSDEEEDGDDPVHAGYMPLSQGPPTLDSDEETVGDAQSNLSSSVGSNNSVIDHAVRSVIDSDFDNSIGAVASSIFQGAESNGNADTGTSSLWNQKVTAEPLPKEQAEEVKKVMAGFLLPPSSHPDWAKNLSDDEWKSKVLPHLSGKSEVKVSDSRREEKR
- the LOC135485190 gene encoding male-enhanced antigen 1-like isoform X2; the protein is MMSPVPDDSEEKKAPDTEDISMDHLDINPIDFTDSDGSDEEEDGDDPVHAGYMPLSQGPPTLDSDEETVGDAQSNLSSSVGSNNSVIDHAVRSVIDSDFDNSIGAVASSIFQGAESNGNADTGTSSLWNQKVTAEPLPKEQAEEVKKVMAGFLLPPSSHPDWAKNLSDDEWKSKVLPHLSGKSEVKVSDSRREEKR